ATGTTGTCATTAATGCAGAAAGTGATTTCTACCGTTTTCATAATGCGGCGGTGCATCGCGGTGCGCATCAATTGGCTGAGGAAGCAACCGATGCCTACGAAGGTGCTCGCGAAATTGTTGCTCAATTCCTCAACGCATCGGTCGATGAAATCGTCTTCACTAAGAACGCCACGGAATCTCTCAATCTCATCTGCTATGCGATGGGCAACGCTGCTCCTGGCAATCGTTTTCACCTTAAAGCAGGGGATTCAATAGTCGTTACCGAGATGGAGCACCATGCCAATCTCATCCCTTGGCAGCAGTTAGCTGCCCGCACGGGAGCAACTCTGAAATGGTTCACCGTCACAGATGATGGACGCCTAGATCTCTCTCAGATCAATTCAGTCATTGACGAGAAGACAAAAGTTGTGGCTCTCACTCACCAATCAAATGTACTTGGCACCATCAACCCACTAGAAGCGATTACAAAGCGTGCTCACGAAGTGGGGGCCGTTGTTGTTCTTGATGCATGTCAATCTGTTCCTCACATGAAGACAGATGTGAAGGCGCTCGATATTGATTTCTTAGCATTCTCAGGACACAAGGCAGTAGGTCCTACAGGTATTGGAGTTTTCTGGGGACGCGCAGAACTTCTTGCTGAACTTCCACCGTTTCTTACCGGTGGCTCCATGATTGAAAATGTCACGATGGAATCTGCAACATGGGCGCCAGCACCAAAGAAGTTTGAAGCCGGTGTTCCCAATATGGCACAGGCTGTTGGATTAGGTGCAGCGCTGACCTATCTGACTGGAATTGGTATGGATAACATTCATAAGCATGAGATATCACTTACCAAATATTTGCTTGAGGGTCTGTCTGCTATTACTGATCTGCGCATTATTGGTCCAAAGACAACAGAGCTTCGTGGTGGAGTAGTTTCATTTACTCTTGGAGATATTCATCCACACGATTTAGGTCAGTACTTAGATAGCCAAGGAATTGCAGTTCGCACAGGTCATCACTGCGCATGGCCACTCACTCGCAAGCTTGGAGTTCCCGCAACTACACGTGCCTCTGTCTATCTCTATAACACCACAGATGACCTTGATGCACTCATCGTCG
The genomic region above belongs to Candidatus Planktophila dulcis and contains:
- a CDS encoding cysteine desulfurase gives rise to the protein MTFDAHAIAKDFPILDRTIRDGKRLVYLDSGATSQKPNVVINAESDFYRFHNAAVHRGAHQLAEEATDAYEGAREIVAQFLNASVDEIVFTKNATESLNLICYAMGNAAPGNRFHLKAGDSIVVTEMEHHANLIPWQQLAARTGATLKWFTVTDDGRLDLSQINSVIDEKTKVVALTHQSNVLGTINPLEAITKRAHEVGAVVVLDACQSVPHMKTDVKALDIDFLAFSGHKAVGPTGIGVFWGRAELLAELPPFLTGGSMIENVTMESATWAPAPKKFEAGVPNMAQAVGLGAALTYLTGIGMDNIHKHEISLTKYLLEGLSAITDLRIIGPKTTELRGGVVSFTLGDIHPHDLGQYLDSQGIAVRTGHHCAWPLTRKLGVPATTRASVYLYNTTDDLDALIVGVQGAQKYFGR